In the Priestia aryabhattai genome, CCAAATATCGGAGCATTTATTGCATGGGGACTTATTACTGCTTTATTTATTCCAACAGGCTTTTTCCCAAATGAAAGCCTTGCCAAACTAGTTGATCCAATGGTCAAGTATTTGCTGCCACTGCTAATCGGTTACACAGGAGGAAAGCTTGTACACGATCAGCGCGGAGGCGTTGTAGGCGCTATCGCGACCATGGGAGTCATCGTTGGATCTGGTATTCCGATGTTTCTTGGCGCTATGATTATGGGACCGCTTGGCGGTTATATCATCAAGAAGTTTGATCAGTTTATTGAAGGTAAAGTCAAAACAGGATTCGAGATGTTAATTAATAATTTCTCAGCAGGTATTCTTGGAGGAATTCTAGCAATTCTAGCCTTTTTAGGGGTTAGTCCAGCTGTGGACGGATTTACAGGTGCACTTGTAGTGGGTGTAGATTGGATGGTCGCACATGGTCTTCTTCCTCTTACAAGTATTCTAATTGAGCCGGCTAAAATTTTATTCTTAAACAATGCTATTAATCACGGTATCTTATCTCCGATTGGAGCAGAACAAATTCGAACAAATGGACAATCTATTCTATTGTTATTAGAAACAAATCCTGGCCCGGGATTAGGAATTCTGTTAGCGTATTGCTTCTTTGGGAAAGGAACAGCAAAACAGTCAGCGCCGGGAGCAGCCATCATTCATTTTATTGGTGGAATTCATGAAATTTACTTCCCTTACGTTTTAATGCGTCCACTTCTAATCATTGCGGCTATTTTAGGAGGAATGAGCGGCGTATTTACATTTGTTCTTTTAGGTGGAGGCTTACAAGCGGTTGCATCACCCGGAAGTATTTTGGCCATTTTAGCTGCTACACCAGGTAATGCAGGCAGCTATGTTGCAAATATCTCCGGTGTCCTTGTTGCAGCTGTCGTATCGTTTATTGTAGGGTCACTAATTTTAAAAACAGGTAAGCAAACAGAAGATTTAGACGAAGCAGCTCGCAAAATGCAAGAGATGAAAGGCAAGAAGAGTTCTGTAGCAGGAAGCTTTACAAAACAGCAAGGAGAAGTACCAGTAAACGTTCAAAAAATTGTTTTTGCCTGTGACGCAGGCATGGGATCGAGTGCAATGGGCGCCTCTCTTCTTCGCAAGAAAGTTAAACAAGCAGATTTAAATATTTCGGTGACGAATACAGCCATTAGTAATATTCCAAATGATGCTCAAATCGTTATTACACAGGAAGAGCTAACGCCAAGAGCCCAAAACAAGGTTCCAGATGCGTATCATATCTCTGTTGATAATTTTCTATCTAGTCCGGAATATGACAAACTAATTGATCAACTAAAAAATGATCATACTACTTCTAACGCGGAAGAAGAAAAGAAAGTATCTGCAGAAAATAATACAGATAGTAATGATGGTTTACTACTAGAAGAAAACGTTTTCTTGAATCAGCACTTTTCTTCTAAGGAAGAAGCCATTCGATTTGCAGGGAGTGTGTTAGTAAAAGGCGGATATGTAGAAGAAAACTACGTTGAAGCGATGATTGAGCGCGATAATATGACTTCTACTTATATGGGAAATGACGTAGCGATTCCGCACGGTACGGAAGAAGCGAAAAAGAACGTTTTAAGATCGGGTTTTACAGTGATTCAAGTGCCAGAAGGCGTTGATTTTGATGGCGAGAAAGTTCGTTTGATCTTTGGAATTGCTGGAAAAGACGGCACTCATTTAGAAATTTTATCTGGTATCGCGATTACATGTTCCGATATGGGCAATATTGAAAAGATGGTTCATGCCAAATCAGCTAAAGAATTAATGGCTATTATTCAAAGTAACTAACGGGATAGAAAGGCATGAAGATGCCTTTTTATCCTTTGTTTATAAATAAGAAAAGAGTTGATGTTCTTGTTTATTACTTCAAGAGAAAAATCAATCATTGAGTTAATTATTAAAACGGCAGGAAAGCATACAGCACTTTCGATTGCTACTTTTTTGAATGTAAGTGTAAGAACCGTTCACCGAGATTTGAAGGCAATTGAATCAATACTTGAAAAATTTGATTTGAGGCTGATTCGTACACAAGATGAAGGACTAATGATTGAAGGTAAAAATGAACAAATTTTTCGTCTTATCCAAGAGCTGATGAAGATTAAAACGACGGATCAGTCTCCACAGGAGAGAAAATTAATTCTTTTAATTCTTCTTCTAGAAGAAGGAGATTCCTTTAAATTACAAACACTGGCTAAAGACTTAGGAGTAAGTATTACTACACTAACTGCTTATTTAGATGAATTAACAGAGTGGTTAAAAACATTTGACGTTTTCCTTCATCGAAAGAGAGGGGTGGGAGTAGAGGTTCAAGCCACTGAAGCCAATAAACGAAACGCATTAGCTAATTATTTTCTTGTTCACTTTAACGAAGAGTTAATTGAGTGCTTGTTTCTAGTAGAAAATCAGCAGCATACAAATGAAACGATTTTGCATTATTTTTATCCAGATTATTTAACAGAAGTAGACCGAATTGTACATCAAGCGATTAATCAGCATCATTCTAAGCTGGCTGACAGCGATTATATAGGGCTCATTGTTCATATTTGCATTATGATGCAGCGAACGAAAAAGCAAATGTTTCTAGAAGACGACGGCGGCCAAACGGAAGAGCTGGCGAGTGAAATGTTCTTAATGAAGGATATTTGCCGCGAAATTGAACGGGTATTTTCTCTTTCTTTTACAGAAAAAGATATTCATTTCTTAGCAGTACGGCTGCGTGCAGCGAAGTTCCAAACTACAAGAGACGTATATTACGACAGCGTAGTGGTTGGGCAGATTATCAAAAATATGATTGCTCATGTTTCTGTTCAGCTCAACATCGACTTAACCGGTGATTTTTCCCTTTACCAAGGGCTGCTTGCTCATATGGAACCAGCAATCTTTCGTCTCAAGCAGAAAATGGAGCTTTTTAATCCATTAACAGAAGAGATTAAGAAAAAGTACCCTGTTTTATTTATGGCTGTAAGAAACAGTATCGATCAAGAGTTGCCGGATTTAGTTTTTCCAGATGATGAAGTGGCATATCTTGTTTTGCATTTTGGTTCAACGCTAGTACTAAAAGAAGAAATCATGGAAATTCAGGCACTGATTGTCTGTCCAACTGGAATCGGCACCTCAAAAATGTTAGCTAGCCGTATTCGTAAAGAGATTCCGGAGATTAATTCAGTTGTTATTAAATCGGTAAAAGAAATCAAAGCAGCTGCGCTTGAAGGGTATGACGTAGTGATTTCAACAGTAAGACTTCCTTTTTTTAATGTAGATTACATTTTAGTCAATCCACTCTTAACCGAAGAGGACATTCAATCCGTTCAGAATTTTTTACAGAAAAATATTCAAAAGTTAACCAAAGATAAAGACTATCGTTCTTTTCAATATACAAATAAGACCACTTCTATAGAAAAACCGTCTTTTGAGGAAACGATGAAGCAAATTAAAGATGTGCATGGAAGTATCGAATCAATTCTTCAAAACCTTAGAATGTATCGATTTTCGGATAGAGTGAGTCACGATCAGGTGATTTTGCACGTAGTAAACGCCGTTGAAAAAGAACGTTTGATAACCAATGCCAGCTGCGTTATTCATCAGCTTAAGGAACGGGAAAACAAAGGTGGTTTAGGAATTCCACAGACGAGTATGGCACTGTTCCATTGCCGTGAACATCACGTGAAAGAGCTGATTTTTCAAGTTTCACATTTAGAACAGCCTTGCACAGTTAAAGGTATGGACGGAACAAACATGCAGGCGCGTAACCTTCTATTAATGCTCGCACCTGAGGAGTTAAGTGAAGCACAGCAAGAAATCTTAAGTTTAATTAGTACCAGTTTAATTGAGGACCATGAAGCAATGATGATTTTTTCGTCTTCGAACGAAGAGGTAATTCGCAAAAAGTTAGAAGATACGTTTCATGAGTACCTTCGAAATAATTTGATAAAGGAATGATTTTTGTGAAACAAGCAGTTCATTTTGGAGCAGGCAATATTGGTCGAGGATTCATTGGGGCATTGTTTTCTCAAAGTAATTATCACGTCACATTTGTAGATATTGCTGAAAATATTATCAATCAGTTAAACACGGATAAAAGGTATAACGTAGTAACAGCTGCAGAGCACCCGGAGACATTAGCTATTCAAAACGTATCTGGTTTAAATAATCTTACACAAGAACAAGAAGTCATTGAAGCGATTAAAGAAGCAACGTACATTACAACGGCCATCGGACCCAACATCCTGCCACGCATTGCTCCTTTAATTGCTAAAGGTTTGGATGAGCGCGTGAAAACAAGTGACGAAAATGTATATGTTATTGCATGTGAAAATCAAATCTCTGCGACAGATTTATTAAAAGGCTATATTTTTGACGTGCTTGATGAAGAGACAAAAGCGCGTATGATAAATAAGGTCTTTTTCTTCAATTCAGCTGTAGATCGTATCGTACCTATTCAACACAACCAAGGTTCGCTAGATGTTTTAGTAGAATCCTATTATGAATGGGTAGTAGAAGCAACTGAAGACATTCCTTTTGTAGAAGGAATGTCGATTGTGTCTGACCTTGCTCCTTTTATTGAAAGAAAGTTATTTACAGTGAATACGGGACATGCGGTTATTGCATATTTTGGTTATTTAAAAGGAAAAGAAACGATTGATCAAACGTTAAGAGATTCAAATATTTACGAACAAGTGCAGCAAACGCTTCAAGAAACAGGAAACTATCTAATCAAGAGATATGCCTTGGACAGAGAGGAACACGAAGCCTATATTGTTAAAATTATTGAACGCTTTAAGAATCCTCATTTAAATGATTCAGTTAAAAGGGTAGGAAGAGCGCCAATTCGCAAGCTTGGGCCTCAAGATCGTTTGATTCGTCCAGCGTTAGAAGCAAAAAAAGCGGACCTTTCTTATACCTACTTAGCGAAGGCTATTGCCGCTGCGCTTCTGTTTGACGCGCAAGAAGATGAAGAAGCTATGAAGATTCAAGCCAATATTAATGAGTATGGTATTGAGTATGTATTAAAAGAAGTTAGTGGATTAGAAGCAAGTGATGACTTAACAAAAGAAATCATTACTCAATACAATACTTTAAAGTTGTGAAAGAATTTGGTGCGTGTAAACAGTCCATTTTAGGTGGACTGTTTTTCTTTTTGTAGAAAGGGAATGTTTGTGTATAGGAGGGTGATAAAATGGTAGCTATTACGCACGTTGGGTTAGCTGTACCTGATGTAGAAGAAGCCGTGCAGTGGTATGAACAAGTTTTAGGCTTTAAGCTGATTGCTGGCCCCTATAGGTTTAATGCTGAGGAAGAAAAAGCTGAAAATATGACTCAAGATTTACTGGGGTCTCATATCAAAAAAATGAAAAATGCTCACATGACAGCTGACAACCAGGTAGGCATTGAACTGTTTGAATTTAATAAGCCGCAAATGCCTCTTGTATTAAAAGGCAATGATGAGCGGTATCAAAGTTATTTTCACATGTGTTTAATAGCCGATGACGTGGAAAAATTAGCGGATGAAATTGAACAATCAGGCGGTAAAAAGCGTAGCCAAGTATGGAATACAAGACCAGGCAAACCTTATTACTTAATTTACTGCGAAGATCCGTTTGGGAATATTATTGAGCTATATTCACATAGTACGGAGCTCATGTATGGGAATAGAGAAGAATAAAAGCTTATCCAAATTCTTTGGATAAGCTTTTATTTTTTCACGGCTGCCCGTAGCCGTATACCTTTGCCAGCTCCTCGAAGGTTTTTGATGAATAAGTAATATTTACAGGTGTTCCTACTTCCACTTTATCGAATAATTCCGCAACATCTGCATTATGCATTCGTACGCAGCCGTGGCTCACATATTTGCCAATGCTAGATTCTGAGTTATTGCCGTGAATACCGTATGTGTCCCCGGTTGTTCCGTTTGCATTAAGCCCTAGCCAGTGGGAGCCAAGAGGATTATTAGAGGCACCTCCTGCAATATGCCCTGTATAGTAAGGGCGATTTTTAATTTTGTTAACAATTTTAAAAAAACCTACCGGCGTATCGCTCCATGTTTTTCCCGTAGCTACTGAATACACCTTCTCTAACTTTCCATTATGAAAATAAGCAAGCTGATTTGTTTTTTTATTAATAATAATTAAATCTTCACTTGCTGCGTTTTCACTTGCATTCACCGTGCTTGTTGTATAAGAAATGCTGATAATAGCTGCGAGGCATAAAGCAACTGCTCGCAGTAGAATTTTTCTCACGTTCTAGCCATCTCCTCTATTGTTAGATTACATATTTGATGAATTACATGCTATTAGTGTATAAAAGGAAAATGGACTGAACATGAACCTTTCCTGAATGAAAACTGAAAGTGCATTTTATTTACACGCGAATATAAAGTAAAAATCTGGGCAGAAATACAACTAAAGGTCTGGTACATATCTCATAAAAAAGAGAAAAATGAAAATGCACCTTGTATGTTTAATTTAGGATGTATTATCATGAAAGTTTGAAATAAAGGGCAGGAGGTGGAAGAAACAGATGCTTAAAGAATTTAAAGAGTTTGCTTTGCGAGGAAACGTATTAGATTTAGCGGTTGGTGTTATTATTGGAGCGGCATTTGGAAAAATTGTGACATCTCTTGTAAATGATATTATTATGCCGCTGATTGGTTTGTTGTTAGCAGGGATAGACTTTAAAGATTTATCCTTTACAGTTGGAGATGCTACGGTATTATATGGATCTTTTATTCAAACGATTGTTGATTTCTTAATTGTCGCATTCTCGATTTTCTTATTTATTCGTTTCTTTAATCGTTTTAAGAGAAAAGAAGAAGAGAAAGTAGAGGAAGAAGTGGCTGTTCTGACAAAAGAAGAAGAGATTTTAACAGAAATTCGTGATTTACTAAAAGCAGAAGCAGTGAAAGAGCGTTCATAACAGCGATCTTTACATACGTATAGAACGGCTAAAAGTCCCGTCTTTTCATAAGAAAAGCGGGCTTTTTTCGTGTGAAATTTCTCGGGAAATGTTATTGGTATGAGCATGGGAAAATTAGGCGTGAAAGCGAGAGAGATAGGAATTTTAAAAATGTTAAGATTTTGTAGATAAGAAGCTTAAAGATGTGTGCAAATATTTCTCTAGCAAAATGCGGGATGTTTAGCGTTTTTATACAGTGTCGTTACGTCTAAAAGGAGTTTTGTTTTGTTTTTTTAGTTTTAAGGTTGTACTAAAAAATAATTCATGTATAATATTTTAAGGTTAAAAGTAAACTTTAAGTTAAGTAAAACAAAACTTGAGTTTGGAACAGCATGAACAATCATTCATGCTGTTTGCTAATTTTAAATACAGTTGAGGATCGAGAGTATGGAAATAGGAAAGAAAATTAAAAATTTACGATTAAAAAAAGGTTTAACACAAGAAGAGCTAGGAGAACGTACTGATTTAAGCAAAGGCTATATTTCGCAGCTAGAGCGTGATTTAAGTTCACCTTCTTTAGAAACATTTTTTAGTATTTTGGAAGTGCTAGGTTGCGAACCGAAAGAATTCTTCGAAATTGATACGCATGTTCAAAAGGTTGTGTACAGAGAGGAAGACTACACGAGTTATTGCGAAGATGAAAAAGGTTATCATATTCAGTGGCTTGTGCATGAATCAAACGAAAAAGAAATGGAGCCAATTCGTCTTATTCTTCATGAAAAAGGTGCATTTAAGAGGTTTGAGCCTTCTCTTTCAGAAACATTTGGCTACATTTTGCGCGGGTGTGTGAGGGTGAAGCTTGGAGGAAGAATATATGAAGCCAAACAGGGAGAGACCATCTATTTTCAAGCTTCTGAAGAACATCAGATTTTAAATGCTCATGATGGGATAACAGAGTTAATTATTGTGGCGACAGAGTCTTATTTATAGAACAAAAGAGGTGAAGTGAAATGGCATCTACGAATACAATTATTCAATTTAAAAATGTGACCAAGCAATATGATAATGATTCAGTTGTATTGGATCATGTAAGCTTTGAAATTGAAAAAGGGAAGTTTTATACTCTCTTAGGTCCATCGGGATGTGGAAAGACAACTATTTTACGATTAATTGCAGGCTTTACGGAAGCTTCGAGCGGAACGATTTATTTTAATGGGAAAAGAATTAATGATGTCCCGGCTAACAAACGTCAGGTTAATACGGTTTTTCAAGACTACGCGCTTTTCCCGCATTTGAATGTATTTGAAAATGTAGCATTTGGTCTTCGAATCAAGAAGATGAAAAATGCTGATATTGCGATAAAAGTTAAAGAAGCCCTTCGTTTTGTTAACCTAGAAGGATATGAAAATAGAGAAATAAAGGAAATGTCAGGCGGTCAAAGACAGCGTGTAGCAATTGCACGAGCAATTGTAAATCAGCCTGAAGTCATATTACTGGACGAGCCGCTTTCAGCTCTTGATCTAAAATTGCGTACGGAGATGCAATACGAGTTAAGAGAATTACAGCGCCGTCTAGGTATTACGTTCATTTTTGTTACGCACGATCAAGAAGAAGCGCTTGCGATGTCCGATGAAATCTTTGTTTTGAATAAAGGAAGAATTCAGCAAAGCGGGGAACCTACAGATATTTATGATGAGCCAATCAATCGTTTTGTTGCCGATTTTATTGGTGAATCAAATATTGTGCCAGGTAAAATGATTGCGGACTTCTTAGTGGAGTTTGGCGGCCAACAATTTGAATGTGTCGATCAAGGATTAAACCAAAATGAGCAGGTTGAAATTGTGATTCGACCTGAAGATTTAGCAATTACAAGCTCCGATCAAGGAAAGCTGCAGGTTCGTGTAGATTCACAGCTGTTTAGGGGAGTCCATTATGAAATTTTAGGCTATGACCATGCAGGGAATGAGTGGCTCGTTCACTCTACGAAAAAGGCAACGGTTGGCGAAGAAATTGGTTTATATTTTGAACCTGAAGCTATTCATGTTATGCGATTTAATGAAACGGAAGAAGAATTTGATAAGCGACTCGAAGGTTATGAAGAGGATCACCATGCAAACTAAATCAAGAAATATTTACTTAGTCCCGTATGTGTTATGGATTTTGCTTTTTGTAGTTGCTCCCATTGTATTAGTTGTCTATTATTCTTTTTTCAGCATCGATAATGAGCTGACGCTTGAAAACTATAAGAAATTTTTTACCCCTGTTTATTTACAGATGACTGTGAGCTCATTTTGGTATGCCTTTTTAATTACGTTATTTTCCTTGGTTTTTTCTTATCCTACAGCTTATTTACTAACGAAGCTTAAGCATAAGCAGCTTTGGCTTCTACTAATTATTTTACCCACGTGGATTAACCTATTATTAAAAGCCTATGCTTTTTTAGGTATATTTGGCACGTACGGTACGGTTAATAAATTTACTGAATTTCTGGGACTTGGTACTCATCAAATTTTATTTACTGACTTTAGTTTTGTATTTGTATCGGTGTATATTTTTATCCCCTTTATGATTTTGCCGATCTTTAACTCTTTAGAAGAACTTAATCCCTCGCTTATCTACGCTTCGCGAGACTTAGGGGCATCTTCATGGGTGACATTTAAGCGTGTGGTATTTCCGCTAACGCTAGAAGGGGTAAAATCAGGTTGTCAGGCTGTTTTTATTCCAGCACTGTCCCTCTTTATGATTACGCG is a window encoding:
- a CDS encoding PTS mannitol transporter subunit IICBA; its protein translation is MAQSNIKVAVQKFGNFLSSMVMPNIGAFIAWGLITALFIPTGFFPNESLAKLVDPMVKYLLPLLIGYTGGKLVHDQRGGVVGAIATMGVIVGSGIPMFLGAMIMGPLGGYIIKKFDQFIEGKVKTGFEMLINNFSAGILGGILAILAFLGVSPAVDGFTGALVVGVDWMVAHGLLPLTSILIEPAKILFLNNAINHGILSPIGAEQIRTNGQSILLLLETNPGPGLGILLAYCFFGKGTAKQSAPGAAIIHFIGGIHEIYFPYVLMRPLLIIAAILGGMSGVFTFVLLGGGLQAVASPGSILAILAATPGNAGSYVANISGVLVAAVVSFIVGSLILKTGKQTEDLDEAARKMQEMKGKKSSVAGSFTKQQGEVPVNVQKIVFACDAGMGSSAMGASLLRKKVKQADLNISVTNTAISNIPNDAQIVITQEELTPRAQNKVPDAYHISVDNFLSSPEYDKLIDQLKNDHTTSNAEEEKKVSAENNTDSNDGLLLEENVFLNQHFSSKEEAIRFAGSVLVKGGYVEENYVEAMIERDNMTSTYMGNDVAIPHGTEEAKKNVLRSGFTVIQVPEGVDFDGEKVRLIFGIAGKDGTHLEILSGIAITCSDMGNIEKMVHAKSAKELMAIIQSN
- a CDS encoding BglG family transcription antiterminator — encoded protein: MFLFITSREKSIIELIIKTAGKHTALSIATFLNVSVRTVHRDLKAIESILEKFDLRLIRTQDEGLMIEGKNEQIFRLIQELMKIKTTDQSPQERKLILLILLLEEGDSFKLQTLAKDLGVSITTLTAYLDELTEWLKTFDVFLHRKRGVGVEVQATEANKRNALANYFLVHFNEELIECLFLVENQQHTNETILHYFYPDYLTEVDRIVHQAINQHHSKLADSDYIGLIVHICIMMQRTKKQMFLEDDGGQTEELASEMFLMKDICREIERVFSLSFTEKDIHFLAVRLRAAKFQTTRDVYYDSVVVGQIIKNMIAHVSVQLNIDLTGDFSLYQGLLAHMEPAIFRLKQKMELFNPLTEEIKKKYPVLFMAVRNSIDQELPDLVFPDDEVAYLVLHFGSTLVLKEEIMEIQALIVCPTGIGTSKMLASRIRKEIPEINSVVIKSVKEIKAAALEGYDVVISTVRLPFFNVDYILVNPLLTEEDIQSVQNFLQKNIQKLTKDKDYRSFQYTNKTTSIEKPSFEETMKQIKDVHGSIESILQNLRMYRFSDRVSHDQVILHVVNAVEKERLITNASCVIHQLKERENKGGLGIPQTSMALFHCREHHVKELIFQVSHLEQPCTVKGMDGTNMQARNLLLMLAPEELSEAQQEILSLISTSLIEDHEAMMIFSSSNEEVIRKKLEDTFHEYLRNNLIKE
- a CDS encoding mannitol-1-phosphate 5-dehydrogenase, whose translation is MKQAVHFGAGNIGRGFIGALFSQSNYHVTFVDIAENIINQLNTDKRYNVVTAAEHPETLAIQNVSGLNNLTQEQEVIEAIKEATYITTAIGPNILPRIAPLIAKGLDERVKTSDENVYVIACENQISATDLLKGYIFDVLDEETKARMINKVFFFNSAVDRIVPIQHNQGSLDVLVESYYEWVVEATEDIPFVEGMSIVSDLAPFIERKLFTVNTGHAVIAYFGYLKGKETIDQTLRDSNIYEQVQQTLQETGNYLIKRYALDREEHEAYIVKIIERFKNPHLNDSVKRVGRAPIRKLGPQDRLIRPALEAKKADLSYTYLAKAIAAALLFDAQEDEEAMKIQANINEYGIEYVLKEVSGLEASDDLTKEIITQYNTLKL
- a CDS encoding VOC family protein — translated: MVAITHVGLAVPDVEEAVQWYEQVLGFKLIAGPYRFNAEEEKAENMTQDLLGSHIKKMKNAHMTADNQVGIELFEFNKPQMPLVLKGNDERYQSYFHMCLIADDVEKLADEIEQSGGKKRSQVWNTRPGKPYYLIYCEDPFGNIIELYSHSTELMYGNREE
- a CDS encoding L,D-transpeptidase, which gives rise to MRKILLRAVALCLAAIISISYTTSTVNASENAASEDLIIINKKTNQLAYFHNGKLEKVYSVATGKTWSDTPVGFFKIVNKIKNRPYYTGHIAGGASNNPLGSHWLGLNANGTTGDTYGIHGNNSESSIGKYVSHGCVRMHNADVAELFDKVEVGTPVNITYSSKTFEELAKVYGYGQP
- the mscL gene encoding large conductance mechanosensitive channel protein MscL — encoded protein: MLKEFKEFALRGNVLDLAVGVIIGAAFGKIVTSLVNDIIMPLIGLLLAGIDFKDLSFTVGDATVLYGSFIQTIVDFLIVAFSIFLFIRFFNRFKRKEEEKVEEEVAVLTKEEEILTEIRDLLKAEAVKERS
- a CDS encoding helix-turn-helix domain-containing protein, translating into MEIGKKIKNLRLKKGLTQEELGERTDLSKGYISQLERDLSSPSLETFFSILEVLGCEPKEFFEIDTHVQKVVYREEDYTSYCEDEKGYHIQWLVHESNEKEMEPIRLILHEKGAFKRFEPSLSETFGYILRGCVRVKLGGRIYEAKQGETIYFQASEEHQILNAHDGITELIIVATESYL
- a CDS encoding ABC transporter ATP-binding protein, with protein sequence MASTNTIIQFKNVTKQYDNDSVVLDHVSFEIEKGKFYTLLGPSGCGKTTILRLIAGFTEASSGTIYFNGKRINDVPANKRQVNTVFQDYALFPHLNVFENVAFGLRIKKMKNADIAIKVKEALRFVNLEGYENREIKEMSGGQRQRVAIARAIVNQPEVILLDEPLSALDLKLRTEMQYELRELQRRLGITFIFVTHDQEEALAMSDEIFVLNKGRIQQSGEPTDIYDEPINRFVADFIGESNIVPGKMIADFLVEFGGQQFECVDQGLNQNEQVEIVIRPEDLAITSSDQGKLQVRVDSQLFRGVHYEILGYDHAGNEWLVHSTKKATVGEEIGLYFEPEAIHVMRFNETEEEFDKRLEGYEEDHHAN
- a CDS encoding ABC transporter permease, translated to MQTKSRNIYLVPYVLWILLFVVAPIVLVVYYSFFSIDNELTLENYKKFFTPVYLQMTVSSFWYAFLITLFSLVFSYPTAYLLTKLKHKQLWLLLIILPTWINLLLKAYAFLGIFGTYGTVNKFTEFLGLGTHQILFTDFSFVFVSVYIFIPFMILPIFNSLEELNPSLIYASRDLGASSWVTFKRVVFPLTLEGVKSGCQAVFIPALSLFMITRLIAGNRVITLGTAIEQHFLVTQDWGMGATIAVFLIIAMAVMMLITGTGKRGV